CCGACGCCCCGCAAATAAGCGGAGTCAATTCCTGCGGAAATCACCGTCGGCGGCGGCTCAATGTTGGCCACCGGTAGGCGCAGCACTTCCGATACCGAATCCACGATCATCCCTACAGTAACCCCTGCAACTTCCACTACGATTATCCGGGAATGCTGCGTTTCTTCTGAAACAGGCAAGTTAAATCTTTTATGTAAATCAATTACAGGCACTATTCTACCCCGGAGGTTGATTACACCTTCAACAAAATGGGGTGTCCTGGGCACTTTGGTAATAGTCTGAAGCCTGATAATTTCGTGGACTACAGAAATATCGATGCCGTAGGTCTCTCCCCCGAGATTAAAAACCACCAACTGTTCTTCCGCGTTAATATTCTTTTCTTCCATTAATATTCACCCTTTCATATAGTTATATTTTTTAATCACTAAAAAAGCAGGTAATATCGGAAAGTATTGGATACATGATCAAGTTCAATAAAATTGAAAAAAATCCTTTTCTTCTTCGACTTTTTGTCTAAAAAATCGCAGATTGAAAGAAAAAAGCCGGCATTGTGCCGGCCTAAAGTTATAAACCTCGGTAAATACTGGATCTTCGGGAAAACGTGCGGTACTTTGTTCTTCTCCTGCCATTGATGATTCTGAGAGTAAGCATAATTGCCAGCAGGACAAAGACAAAGGAAGTAAGCCGTACCCACCAGTCAAAAAGGGTAGTCCTGTTTTGAACCGCGTTTTGCGCTACCAGCTCGACCCGACCAATTTCCTCATTTTCCCATAAATATTGAATTTCTCCCACTTTTTCTCCTTTTCCCACCGGGGCCTTCAGTGGCAAAAGGTTAATCTTAGCCTGAGGAAAGACGGGGGTCCACCTGGACTGCAGGTATGCCAGGTCCGATATAGGAGTTATGCTCAAGTTTTGTCCTTCCAGGCTGATTTCGGCCACAGTTTCCCCTTTTCGGGCCAAGGATTGAGTGTAATAGTTTTCAAAAGCGTAATCCAGCAGCTTTTTGCTGTCCGATATAACACTGCTCTTAGTTTGGCTGCCCAGAACCACAGCTAAATACGTATCTCCATTCCTGCGGGCTGCGCTGACCAAGCAATTTTTTGCCTGACTGGTATAGCCTGTTTTTACTCCTATAGTTCCTTCATAAGTAGACAAGAGATCATTTTGGTTAATTAAGGTACTTTCCCATTCGGCCCCGTGCCATTTTCTGGTCTTGGTAGCCACTATTTCCCGAAACTTCGGATTTTCCATAGCGGCTCTGGCGATCAGAGCCAAATCGTAGGCTGTCGTATAATGCCCTTCTGCATCCAAACCGTTGGGGGTGACAAAATTGGAATTAACAGCGCCTAATTCCTGCGCCTTTTTGTTCATCATCCGGGTAAAATTTTCCACATTTCCCCCGATATACTCCGCAATGGCGTAGGCTGCATCGTTGGCGGAATTTAAAAGCATGGCGTAAAGCAAGTTTTCTAAACTCTGCTTTTCTCCCGCAACCAAATAGACCCTGGTTCCTTCTACCCGCACAGCTTCCTCGCTCACGGTAACCAGATCATCCAGCTTTCCTTTCTCCAGGGCAATAAGGGCAGTTAAAATTTTGGTTGTACTGGCGGGTGCCCTTTTGACATGTTCATTTTTAGCCCAGATGACCTGTCCACTTGTCATTTCAAGCAAAATCGCCGATTCTCCATTAATCTGGGGTTCCTGTATGGCCCAAGCAGGAGCCTGAGCTAACGGTGATGCTGCGTAAAGAACAGCTATTAGCACGACAAAGGCCAAGGAACGCCACAAAAAATGCATTGATTTTTCTCCTCCCTGGGTAAAATAGTACACCCTATTATACCATATGTTTTTTCCGGAAAGGCTTGTTTTTTCTTTCCAAGCAAGAACAAAAGCATTTTTATGTCCAGGAAACTATCCACAGTTTTTTCGCAAGTATAGTTTCCTATACAATTACAATGAGATAAAATGAGAAAAATACAGGCTGCTGAATAACAGGTATTCAACAGCCTGTATAAATGTATCAAATTCCTTCTAAAATCAGACCGTGAGTCACAGAGTTAATTTTTTCCACCCGGGCTCCTGCTTTAATGGTTACCCCAGGATAGGCCCGGTCAACAGTAATTGTCCTGTCCTTGCCTACCTGGGCAAGTGTAATTGCTTCTGCCTGACTTCCCAACTCCCGAACCTTAATATTACCGCCGGCAATAATTTCACCACCCCTGAATACTCCCGGCGAGCCGTAAATAAGGACGTTTCCTCCTGCGTAAATATTGGAGCTGTAGCATCCTTTACCGGTGATATAAACGTCACCGCTGGATTCCAGATGGGAATTTTGCACATAGGGTACCGATAGCTTTGCCTTTTCCCTGGCTCTTTCCTTCAGCACCTGGCTGACGTTTTTGATTTCACCGGTAAATTTTGTACAGAACTCCTGAATAAGAGCCACCGTTTTAA
This region of Zhaonella formicivorans genomic DNA includes:
- a CDS encoding D-alanyl-D-alanine carboxypeptidase family protein, with translation MHFLWRSLAFVVLIAVLYAASPLAQAPAWAIQEPQINGESAILLEMTSGQVIWAKNEHVKRAPASTTKILTALIALEKGKLDDLVTVSEEAVRVEGTRVYLVAGEKQSLENLLYAMLLNSANDAAYAIAEYIGGNVENFTRMMNKKAQELGAVNSNFVTPNGLDAEGHYTTAYDLALIARAAMENPKFREIVATKTRKWHGAEWESTLINQNDLLSTYEGTIGVKTGYTSQAKNCLVSAARRNGDTYLAVVLGSQTKSSVISDSKKLLDYAFENYYTQSLARKGETVAEISLEGQNLSITPISDLAYLQSRWTPVFPQAKINLLPLKAPVGKGEKVGEIQYLWENEEIGRVELVAQNAVQNRTTLFDWWVRLTSFVFVLLAIMLTLRIINGRRRTKYRTFSRRSSIYRGL
- a CDS encoding chemotaxis protein CheW, with the protein product MEEKNINAEEQLVVFNLGGETYGIDISVVHEIIRLQTITKVPRTPHFVEGVINLRGRIVPVIDLHKRFNLPVSEETQHSRIIVVEVAGVTVGMIVDSVSEVLRLPVANIEPPPTVISAGIDSAYLRGVGKWQEQLIILLDLDKVLHEKEQKELQQQSFAEAAARVE